One Vanessa cardui chromosome 17, ilVanCard2.1, whole genome shotgun sequence DNA window includes the following coding sequences:
- the LOC124536787 gene encoding sepiapterin reductase, translating into MASSSSNIDLSGPSFCVVTGASQGIGRAIAVEISKHLGSQSLMLLLARKKQELAVTASLCESDKVKVLYNSVDLSTASEKEMNQILKQALGGHEPTDFSNCLIFHNVGSLGNLAVETSRMDNIEEFRRYYDLNVFKVISLNTQFLKIFEEIEDRIIIVNITSLCAIKPMGGMAYYCSGKAAREMYFRVLAEEKKQIKILNYSPGPVETAMIDNVLEEAVNENLKDVFQSFKSQGTLIKPEVTAKKCMKVLLSGKFAPGEHVDIFDVE; encoded by the coding sequence ATGGCTTCATCATCATCTAACATAGACTTGTCTGGACCATCCTTCTGTGTCGTTACGGGTGCGTCTCAAGGTATAGGTAGAGCCATTGCCGTGGAAATATCGAAACATCTTGGATCCCAATCGCTCATGCTGCTGTTGGCTCGTAAGAAGCAAGAACTTGCTGTTACTGCTAGTCTCTGTGAGTCGGACAAAGTTAAAGTCTTGTATAATTCTGTTGATCTCTCAACTGCGTCTGAAAAAGAAATGAATCAGATCCTTAAACAGGCTTTAGGTGGTCATGAGCCTACTGACTTCTCAAACtgtctgattttccacaatgtTGGTTCACTTGGTAACTTGGCAGTGGAAACATCACGGATGGATAACATTGAGGAGTTTAGACGATACTATGATCTGAATGTGTTTAAGGTAATCTCTCTGAATACTCAGTTCCTCAAAATCTTTGAGGAAATTGAAGACAGGATTATAATTGTTAACATAACATCACTCTGTGCGATCAAGCCCATGGGAGGTATGGCCTACTATTGTAGTGGAAAAGCTGCTAGAGAAATGTATTTCAGAGTCCTAGCAGAGGAAAAGAAACAGATAAAAATTCTGAATTACTCCCCTGGGCCTGTGGAGACAGCTATGATTGACAATGTGCTGGAGGAAGCCGTCAATGAGAATCTGAAAGATGTTTTTCAATCGTTCAAAAGTCAAGGCACATTGATAAAACCGGAGGTAACAGCGAAGAAATGCATGAAGGTTTTACTCTCTGGAAAATTTGCTCCGGGAGAACATGTTGACATCTTTGACgttgaataa
- the LOC124536932 gene encoding mitochondrial 2-oxoglutarate/malate carrier protein-like: MSDKIKKPRKPIPGWLNFVFGGMSGMMGICVVQPADLVKTRMQLSGPSGKKSVLGVVGDILRKEGVTGFYTGLSAALFRQATYTTGRLGCYNGLSNYYTSTYGVPSFPIKLVMGMAAGGLGAFIGTPAEVALIRMTADGRLPPEQRRNYKNVFNALTRIISEEGPAMLFRGATATVTRAMVVNGAQLGTYAQAREMLVSQMGDGIGLHFVASLISGLVTTFASLPVDIVKTRVQNSAKGTSQVAVLKKIIQNEGVFALWSGFIPTYAKIGPLTVLIFIFLEQLNAMYYRWTESDD, encoded by the exons ATGTCTGATAAGATTAAGAAACCTCGGAAACCTATACCGGGATGGTTAAATTTCGTTTTCGGGGGAATGAGCGG CATGATGGGTATTTGCGTTGTACAACCAGCTGACTTAGTGAAGACGAGGATGCAACTCTCCGGACCCTCGGGAAAGAAGTCGGTATTAGGAGTGGTGGGAGATATCCTCAGGAAAGAAGGCGTCACTGGTTTTTATACCGGTCTCTCGGCAGCGCTGTTCCGCCAAGCGACTTACACGACGGGTCGTTTGGGATGCTATAACGGATTGAGCAATTATTACACAAG CACGTACGGTGTTCCGAGCTTTCCAATAAAGCTCGTGATGGGCATGGCGGCGGGAGGGCTCGGCGCTTTCATCGGCACTCCGGCAGAAGTGGCTCTGATACGAATGACGGCTGATGGGCGTCTTCCACCGGAACAGCGCAGAAACTATAAAAATGTCTTCAATGCACTTACCAG AATCATCAGTGAAGAAGGTCCGGCGATGCTGTTTCGTGGTGCCACCGCGACCGTCACCAGAGCGATGGTGGTTAACGGGGCCCAGCTTGGTACTTACGCGCAG GCTCGTGAGATGTTGGTGTCACAAATGGGCGATGGTATTGGGCTTCATTTCGTTGCTTCGTTGATCTCAGGACTTGTCACGACTTTTGCTTCTTTGCCCGTCGATATTGTCAAAACACG GGTACAAAATTCAGCAAAAGGAACAAGCCAGGTAGCCGTGCTCAAGAAAATAATACAGAATGAAGGTGTCTTCGCACTGTGGAGCGGTTTTATACCCACATATGCAAAAATAGGACCCCTCACtgttctcatatttatatttttagaacaatTAAACGCTATGTACTACAGGTGGACAGAATCTGACGACTGA
- the LOC124536850 gene encoding slowpoke-binding protein isoform X2 translates to MLFKFEDFKAYLYRRTVKMFNLYQHMKSGETKDQKEPETTGHDRFYQERSRSSYRKKKRRSACRRAQSAAEFNPESVAAANKRDAFRIRSVSTDKEESEEENSERTPLVAQKIDSLAKLLFNKSIMGSGSGKSSPSEPTASPRYSMISSLNPIGSRASKKWFAIHDNSIKADRLLILTPLSSRCPIEQNEHSRGLIMELFRALHHPYIYPVLDLELCNGHALAVLPYNSRGSLKDLIYKSTWSDEYSRKYGSTGTGLPPTQVARFGRQILEGLLFLKEKGFPPFRHLHSGNVMVQNGVARLCGLENTLIGATPRPPARSAALDRVETLSLGHVLFEMCAGTDTDLTLLPDLANNYSQVVDIIEMLFGPHPPNLHELLLCELFRKIDLREMKGSCLPNFSQRLSRSCLSLLGEVARRQHTPPRRAPGSPGTPPTRRRYVQLDQDYTEEWQW, encoded by the exons ATGCTGTTTAAATTTGAAGATTTCAAAGCGTATCTTTATAGAAGAACGGTGAAAATGTTCAATTTGTATCAGCATATGAAGTCGGGGGAAACGAAGGATCAGAAGGAGCCCGAAACGACGGGACACGACAGGTTTTACCAGGAACGATCCAGATCTAGTTATAGGAAAAAGAAGCGCCGCAGCGCTTGCAGGAGAGCGCAGTCAGCTGCTGAATTTAACCCAGAATCCGTAGCCGCAGCCAACAAGAGAGATGCCTTCCGTATACGATCCGTGTCCACAGATAAAGAAGAAAGCGAAG AGGAAAATTCCGAACGCACTCCACTCGTAGCTCAAAAGATCGACTCTCTAGCGAAATTGCTGTTCAATAAATCCATCATGGGTTCAGGCTCTGGGAAATCATCTCCATCGGAACCGACGGCTTCTCCCAG ataCAGTATGATATCTTCACTGAACCCTATAGGTTCGCGAGCGAGCAAGAAATGGTTTGCAATTCACGATAATTCCATTAAGGCAGACCGCCTCCTCATATTG ACGCCCCTGTCTAGTAGATGCCCCATAGAACAGAATGAACATTCGCGAGGACTCATCATGGAACTGTTCCGCGCATTACACCATCCCTACATCTACCCCGTGTTGGACCTCGAGCTATGCAACGGACACGCATTGGCTGTGCTACCGTACAATTCCCGGGGCAGTTTGAAGGATTTAATTTATAAG AGTACTTGGAGTGATGAGTACAGTCGTAAGTACGGATCTACTGGCACGGGCCTCCCTCCTACGCAAGTAGCAAGGTTCGGACGGCAGATATTGGAGGGGCTGTTGTTTCTTAAGGAGAAGGGTTTCCCGCCATTCCGTCACCTGCATAGCGGGAATGTGATGGTTCAAAATGGCGTAGCAAG ACTCTGCGGGCTCGAGAACACCCTGATAGGGGCGACCCCACGGCCGCCGGCGCGCTCCGCCGCGCTCGATCGCGTGGAGACGCTGTCGCTGGGCCACGTGCTGTTCGAGATGTGCGCCGGCACCGACACCGACCTCACGCTCTTACCTGACTTGGCTAATAATTACTCGCAA GTTGTTGATATTATAGAAATGCTCTTCGGCCCTCATCCTCCAAATCTTCACGAATTGCTTCTATGCGAACTGTTTCGGAAAATCGACTTACGAGAAATGAAAGGATCTTGTTTACCC AACTTCAGCCAGCGACTATCTCGCTCCTGCCTGTCGCTGCTGGGCGAGGTGGCGCGTCGTCAGCACACTCCGCCACGCCGCGCGCCCGGTTCGCCTGGAACCCCGCCCACGCGCAG GAGATACGTCCAACTAGATCAAGACTACACGGAAGAGTGGCAGTGGTAG
- the LOC124536850 gene encoding slowpoke-binding protein isoform X1 has product MLFKFEDFKAYLYRRTVKMFNLYQHMKSGETKDQKEPETTGHDRFYQERSRSSYRKKKRRSACRRAQSAAEFNPESVAAANKRDAFRIRSVSTDKEESEEENSERTPLVAQKIDSLAKLLFNKSIMGSGSGKSSPSEPTASPRLAEQSMESSVALAICNEYLSHSTRYSMISSLNPIGSRASKKWFAIHDNSIKADRLLILTPLSSRCPIEQNEHSRGLIMELFRALHHPYIYPVLDLELCNGHALAVLPYNSRGSLKDLIYKSTWSDEYSRKYGSTGTGLPPTQVARFGRQILEGLLFLKEKGFPPFRHLHSGNVMVQNGVARLCGLENTLIGATPRPPARSAALDRVETLSLGHVLFEMCAGTDTDLTLLPDLANNYSQVVDIIEMLFGPHPPNLHELLLCELFRKIDLREMKGSCLPNFSQRLSRSCLSLLGEVARRQHTPPRRAPGSPGTPPTRRRYVQLDQDYTEEWQW; this is encoded by the exons ATGCTGTTTAAATTTGAAGATTTCAAAGCGTATCTTTATAGAAGAACGGTGAAAATGTTCAATTTGTATCAGCATATGAAGTCGGGGGAAACGAAGGATCAGAAGGAGCCCGAAACGACGGGACACGACAGGTTTTACCAGGAACGATCCAGATCTAGTTATAGGAAAAAGAAGCGCCGCAGCGCTTGCAGGAGAGCGCAGTCAGCTGCTGAATTTAACCCAGAATCCGTAGCCGCAGCCAACAAGAGAGATGCCTTCCGTATACGATCCGTGTCCACAGATAAAGAAGAAAGCGAAG AGGAAAATTCCGAACGCACTCCACTCGTAGCTCAAAAGATCGACTCTCTAGCGAAATTGCTGTTCAATAAATCCATCATGGGTTCAGGCTCTGGGAAATCATCTCCATCGGAACCGACGGCTTCTCCCAG ACTGGCCGAACAGTCGATGGAAAGCTCGGTGGCTTTAGCtatttgtaatgaatatttgTCGCACTCTACgag ataCAGTATGATATCTTCACTGAACCCTATAGGTTCGCGAGCGAGCAAGAAATGGTTTGCAATTCACGATAATTCCATTAAGGCAGACCGCCTCCTCATATTG ACGCCCCTGTCTAGTAGATGCCCCATAGAACAGAATGAACATTCGCGAGGACTCATCATGGAACTGTTCCGCGCATTACACCATCCCTACATCTACCCCGTGTTGGACCTCGAGCTATGCAACGGACACGCATTGGCTGTGCTACCGTACAATTCCCGGGGCAGTTTGAAGGATTTAATTTATAAG AGTACTTGGAGTGATGAGTACAGTCGTAAGTACGGATCTACTGGCACGGGCCTCCCTCCTACGCAAGTAGCAAGGTTCGGACGGCAGATATTGGAGGGGCTGTTGTTTCTTAAGGAGAAGGGTTTCCCGCCATTCCGTCACCTGCATAGCGGGAATGTGATGGTTCAAAATGGCGTAGCAAG ACTCTGCGGGCTCGAGAACACCCTGATAGGGGCGACCCCACGGCCGCCGGCGCGCTCCGCCGCGCTCGATCGCGTGGAGACGCTGTCGCTGGGCCACGTGCTGTTCGAGATGTGCGCCGGCACCGACACCGACCTCACGCTCTTACCTGACTTGGCTAATAATTACTCGCAA GTTGTTGATATTATAGAAATGCTCTTCGGCCCTCATCCTCCAAATCTTCACGAATTGCTTCTATGCGAACTGTTTCGGAAAATCGACTTACGAGAAATGAAAGGATCTTGTTTACCC AACTTCAGCCAGCGACTATCTCGCTCCTGCCTGTCGCTGCTGGGCGAGGTGGCGCGTCGTCAGCACACTCCGCCACGCCGCGCGCCCGGTTCGCCTGGAACCCCGCCCACGCGCAG GAGATACGTCCAACTAGATCAAGACTACACGGAAGAGTGGCAGTGGTAG